In Bifidobacterium scardovii JCM 12489 = DSM 13734, the genomic stretch GCGCCGCCGCCCGAACCGGCCTCGATGAGCAGCTCGGGGAACCGCTCGAGCAGCCGCGACATCAGATCGTAGTACCCGAGCACGTAGCGGTGGTAGATCTCGCCCTGCGCCTCGGCCGGCCAGGCCGCGGAGAACACCTCGGACAGCGAGCGGTTCATGTTCCATTTGACGTAGTCCACGTCGTTGCCGCCGATCACCGCGGAGAGCGCCTCGACGATATGGTCGCGCACCTCGGGCCTGGTCAGGTCGAGCACGTACTGGTGCCGGCCGATGCTCAGCTCGTACGTCGCGTCGCCGAGCACCCAGTCGGGATGGGCGCGGTACAGGTCGGAGTCGGCGTTGACCATCTCCGGCTCGAACCACAGGCCGAACTTCAGGCCAAGCCCGTGGACATGGTCGGCCACCGGCTTGAGCCCGCGCGGGAATTTGACCGGATGGGCGGCCCAATCGCCGATCGAGGCGTCGTCCCAGTCGCGCTGGCCGAACCAGCCGTCGTCCACCACCACCAGCTCCATGCCGAGGTCGGCCGCCTGGTCGGCCAGTTCCATGACGTTGCGCTCGTCCACGTTCATGTACAGCGCCTCGTAGGTGTTGAGCGCCACCGGCCTGCGGCGGTCGCGCCACGGGCCGCGCGCCATGCGCGTGCGCAGCAGCGTGTGGAAGGTCCGGCTCAGCGCGCCGAGCCCCTGGTCGGAGTGGACGATCAGCGCCTCGGGCGTCTGGAAGGATTCGCCCGGCTCCAGCCTCCATCGGAACAATTCGGGGTTGATGCCGGCGCGCAGGCGGACGCCGCCCAGCGAGCTCACGTTCACGCCGATGTCGAAGTTGCCGCTGTAGGCCAAGCTCACGCCGATGGCCTCGCCGTGCGTCTCGTCGGCGCCGGGGCGCGTGAGCATCACGAAGGGGCCGGCGTGCTTGCTGCTGCGACCGTCCAGGCTGGACACGCCCTGCCCGCCGGTGCGCAGCGGCACGCGCTCCGCCTCGCTCTCCCGCGACCACGCGTTGCTCAGCGTGATCATGTCCCAGTCCGCGTCCGGCAGGTCGAGGGACGCGCTGTACGCCGAATCGACGGCGAGATGATGGGGACCGACGTTGTCGAGACGCACGCTGCGCGTGATCACCGGCAGGTCCTCGAAGATCGTGTACTGCAGGGCCGCCTGCAGTCCCAGCTTGTCGTCGCGCAGGATGATCTCCAGCGTCTGGGCCTCGCCCGTGTCCTCCACGTAGGTGGAGGGCAGCCCCTGCAGCGGCGGCTTGCCGTTGATGATGGTGTGGCCGGCGTAGGTCAGGCGGGCCACATGCGATCCGCGCTCGTCGCATACGGTCAGCGCGCACGGGCGCAGGTCGCCGGAGCCGGTCACCGGGTATTCCTGGCGGATCTGTTCGAGCGACAGCATGCCGCGGTCGTCGCTGACGCTGAGCATGTCACGGAACAGGATCTCCTGCAGGTCGGTCAGCGGCCCGTCGTCGCGCAGGCGGGAGCCGAAGTACAGGTGGTTCAGCTCGCCGCCTTCGAGCACGCGGAACACGTAGCTGATCGCGTTGTTGCGCAGATGGAACTGCAGCGATGATTCCAGAAAGGCAATCGTCATTGCCGCCCGCCTTCCCTTCACGGTAAGTCGTCCGATATACACCAGCATATTGCGGGGCGGGGGTTCCGCGTGCCGCGCAACCGTTCGATTCGGTGGAGAAAACTACGGTATCGCGGCGGGTGCGGCTCGCCCTTCGCCCCATGCCGTTTCCAGCATATCGGGCCGATGTGTCGGATCGTGTTGCGTTCGGCCGGCGCGCGCCCGGAGTGCGCCCGGAGTGCGCATGCCGCGACCCCGAAGGAAAAGTTCACTTTTTCCGAGAATCAGGAGAGTGTGCAGTTCGGGGCCATCACTTACCATGAATTCAGCGGTGTTACCATGTCCATCGAGGAAATCGGGGGGGTGTTCATGTCAACGATTGTCGCGGATCTGCCGGAGGCCGACATCTCGTTCGAATCGGCCGGCCAGTTCATCGGCACTCCCGGGTGGATCCACGAGCATCGCATACTGGACAGCTTCGAGCTGATCTTCGTCAAGCGCGGCATCCTGCCGCTGCGCGTCGGCGCCGACGACCTGCGCATCGGCGGCTGCGACATCGCGATCATCCCGCCGCAGACCCCGCATGAGGGCACCGGCTACCTGACCGACACCCTGGAGTTCTTCTGGGTGCATTTCCGCATCCGCCACTGGCGGCGGTCCGGCGCCACGGACGGCACGCCCTCGGCCTACGGGGACCGCACGCTGATGCTGCCGCTGTCCAGCTCGCAGATGGACACCGACCGGCTGACGATCATGTTCAACCAGCTGCTCGACATCTACCAGATGAGCTATCCCGAGCCGAGCTCGTACTGCGACTACTTCACCACCTGCCTGCTCTACGAGGTGGTCTCGCTCAACAACCGCGCGGCCACGGCCGACAACGACCAGCGCGAGCGCCATGTGCTGCAGAAGGTGCACGAGTGGATCCGCATCAACGCCTTCGAGGACATTTCGGTCAACCAGATCGCCGACCAGTTCAACTACTCCCCCAGCTACCTGTCGACCATCTACAAGCAGCATTTCGGCATCAGCATCACCACGCAGATCTCGAAGATCCGCATCGAGCGCGCCGAGGAGCTGCTGCTGTCCACGTCGATGAGCGTGCAGCAGGTGGCCGAGGCCAGCGGCTACAACGACGCGAAGTACTTCATGCGCGTCTTCAAACAGCACACCGGCCTGACCCCCACCCGCTACCGCACCAGCTTCACCATGCGCCACTACAACAACGCGTGAGCCGCGCGTTCCCGCCCGCGGCCACGACCCCATGATCTCGGGACAAGCCACCCGCGCAGCCGGGCCGCCCGTCGATCACGAAGTCGCCGACGTCGCCGATGCCGACCTCGACCCTGTCGTCATAGACGTCCACGGTCAACGGCTTGTATCCGTTCTCGGATGCGTCATAATACATTCCGGCGATGGAGTATGCGATGTCGCCCACGCCGACAAGGACATGGGCCGGATCCGCCGTGACCGTTTCGGCGGGTGCGCCGCCGTCCGCGCGCATGCCGACGGTGACGCTCGCACGCCCCTCATCATTCCTGAACCACCGCGGGCACGAGGCGCGCACGTCGAGCGAATACGACGCATCGCCAGCCGCGCCATCCACCCGTCGGGCAACGCCGCTGGCGTGTATCCTCACCGGGACCGCCACGTAATAGACCGCGCATGCCGCGATGCACAGCACCGCGGCGAGCAGGATGAGGCGCTTCGCCACGCCCCGGTGATCCGTACTTCTGATTTCGTTCTGACCAGCACTGCTCTCATGGCGATCCGCCTTCACCAACAACCTACGGTGGCCCCCATTATCCCACGGCAGCCGCTTGCACAGGCCGACGCAGCGGAACAAACGACAAAAAACGGGGCGGGGAAATCGCTTCCCCGCCCCGCCACGCTATGGCAGATGCGCGCCCGGGCTCACGCCTTGGCGTCGGTGTCGACCTCGGCGGTGATGACCTTGCCGAGCTTCTTGGTGAAGACCAGCACGATCAGGCCGACGAGGA encodes the following:
- a CDS encoding helix-turn-helix transcriptional regulator, whose translation is MSTIVADLPEADISFESAGQFIGTPGWIHEHRILDSFELIFVKRGILPLRVGADDLRIGGCDIAIIPPQTPHEGTGYLTDTLEFFWVHFRIRHWRRSGATDGTPSAYGDRTLMLPLSSSQMDTDRLTIMFNQLLDIYQMSYPEPSSYCDYFTTCLLYEVVSLNNRAATADNDQRERHVLQKVHEWIRINAFEDISVNQIADQFNYSPSYLSTIYKQHFGISITTQISKIRIERAEELLLSTSMSVQQVAEASGYNDAKYFMRVFKQHTGLTPTRYRTSFTMRHYNNA
- a CDS encoding alpha-galactosidase, whose product is MTIAFLESSLQFHLRNNAISYVFRVLEGGELNHLYFGSRLRDDGPLTDLQEILFRDMLSVSDDRGMLSLEQIRQEYPVTGSGDLRPCALTVCDERGSHVARLTYAGHTIINGKPPLQGLPSTYVEDTGEAQTLEIILRDDKLGLQAALQYTIFEDLPVITRSVRLDNVGPHHLAVDSAYSASLDLPDADWDMITLSNAWSRESEAERVPLRTGGQGVSSLDGRSSKHAGPFVMLTRPGADETHGEAIGVSLAYSGNFDIGVNVSSLGGVRLRAGINPELFRWRLEPGESFQTPEALIVHSDQGLGALSRTFHTLLRTRMARGPWRDRRRPVALNTYEALYMNVDERNVMELADQAADLGMELVVVDDGWFGQRDWDDASIGDWAAHPVKFPRGLKPVADHVHGLGLKFGLWFEPEMVNADSDLYRAHPDWVLGDATYELSIGRHQYVLDLTRPEVRDHIVEALSAVIGGNDVDYVKWNMNRSLSEVFSAAWPAEAQGEIYHRYVLGYYDLMSRLLERFPELLIEAGSGGGARLDPAVLAFSPQHWISEDTDAMERVKIQYGTSYAYPLSVMSNHVTPVPNAQTGRVASLKTRGDVALFGVFGYELDPRSLDGEDRRLIREQIALSKEYSELLRCGDFYRLLDPFRANSAFAPADAAWVVVSRNRREALVGYYRTRVGVNVPVRYLRLAGLDERVRYAVDEIGFDVERRPRYGDELERVGLALIDGSNCQLHPRVPLGDNLSRIFHLHALDE